The DNA window AAAAACGGACAAAATCAATAGTGATGGATTTTTACACagttcaaaaaaatttgatatcTCACATCCACACTCAGTAATCTCAAACCCCTCTTCTATTGCCGCCGACTTTaaccaatttaaaaaattggcCACAATTAAAGTAAATCCACTTGAATGTTCGAGTCCATTGTCTGTCATACCGCAATCCTCATCATCAgctttcaatattaattttatgggCAATGACAAGTTTAGCTTGGCCGGCGGTGCAGATCTGATACCATTATCATGTGTCGATAGCGGCTTGGCATACTCCTCAAGAACTGTACCAGTTACTAGTCTAACGGCAGGTGCTACATCTGAGTCATCCGTACAAACTCATGGTCTGTCTTCTGAACATAGCTTTGTATGTAATATGGTTAATTCCATTAATTATGATGATATAACGATAACTccaacaaacaatttaaacaacAGTTTAAGTGATTTGAAGCTCCACAAACTGCACAAGAAACCAAAGAAAACGAAGGAGGgtaagagcaaaaaaaagaaagacaaaAAGGATAAAACTAAGAGTAAAGATAAAGGTGATGACAAGAGTATGTCAATGGTTGAGAAACCTAAAAGTGTggataagaaacaaaaaaaggacAAGAAAAAAGATAAATTGGTAAgttcattgcaaattttattacatCAAACTAGAAAATTAGATACTATTTTTTATGTACTTTACTTATTATTCATTGgattttctctttgcttaaTGCTAACAAATAGTCGAACCTTATAATTGACATTATCGCTTTGTATATTGTTTCATCTTTGACAGACTTTTGACTAGATACTCTGAATGAAATCGATATTTCCCCATAACTGACAGTCATAGGAGCATAACGGTTTTAGTACTGAATTATATAGCAGGATCTTATAGTTAACACTGAGAGAAGACCGTCCGTTGATTAGCCAATGGAGCTTTTTcgcttttagttttagtttagtttgcTTTTCGTGCCTTTGATGTGCTTGTGAGTTCTTGCTTGCTCAGGCTTGCTTGAATTTTgttcgtttatttttattcttcaCTTGGACaaacatttttcttctttggTAGTTtgatatttgtaaatttgttaCTCAAGCTGGAAGATGTGGAGAAGCAATTTCTTATCAGGATTCTAGTCTAAAGCAAGTCACGGATTtggaaattgtttatttttatacccgctacccatagggtagaagggtattataactttgtgacggcaggaaatgtgtgtaacaggtagaacgaggcatctccgaccctataaagtatatatattcttgatcagcatcaatagccgagacgatctagccatgtccgtctgtgtgtccgtccgtatgaaacactggatctcagagactataagagatagagctataattttcgacagcatttcttatgtttgcacgcatatcaagtttgtttcaaattttggccacgcccacttccgttcatggaaatcaaaaaaatcgaataacaagcgaattttggtatatacaataattactatagtagttatgattccttaaaatttggttgcaatcagataaaaattgtcgaagttattaaagaaatatttttgtatgggcaaaaattaaaaaattaagcaACTGGAGAAGCAGCTAACGGCTTTGGTcgcacaacaaaaacgaaatgaaaatgaaatgagtgTAACCACAGCCTTCGCGTTCTCTAGAGATGTGTCATTTTTCTCTTGGaaagtaaagtatttaattttattactttgCAAAGAATGTGCCCATTCTCAGTCGAAAGAGCCGTGACTCCTTTCCTGCCAACAACAGTTTTTAGACATTGCAATGTTATTTtgtacaaaaatgttttccaaATAAGCAGCTAAAGAAAGCAGTTCATCGAAGACTTTGTAGCtttgattttttatatatgtataaaactGTGTGCGATTGTGAATAGCTTCTATGATGAAgtgatatataaatataaaacaaataagaaacctacagtcaagtgtgctcgactgcgagatatccgctacccattgtaaataaaagcaaaactgcagcattaatttttaaatataccacaaaaatactaaaaatatacatacgaccatatttggtatatttgtatagcactaactttaaaatataccaaagaatgcaaaatatcCCAGCTTGTCAGCCAAACCATTTAAGACCCGTTGTAAGTCGGCGTTTATTgtctatacaaaaatatttcataaaatacttctaaaattatagttattattgaatgTACAATAAATTGAGACTATCGATATGCAGGGCGAAAGTAAagaagcaaatatttgaaactaTCATGATCTGCGTGTAgacataacaagtgctgtcgaaaaaatgatGATCTCTATCTCCTACAGTATCAAGGtttatacggacggacagacatcGATATATCTCGGCTACTAAGgatgatcaaaaatatacagtGACGAGCAAATGTGGACACatactttacattttttaaaataatcaataattcaaaatataatcaacttatttcagtatttgttccttttatatataaaaatagtaagtagcaaataataaagattattggaaaaaataaattagcaTTTTCTGCGAATTTTTCAACACCTTGAATTCAGAAGTGAGAAATATGTATCTACATGTGTTCGGTactgcatatttttttatagggtcggaaatGGTTGcgtgttacatatatttcctggtggtacaaattataatatccttctgccctatggatagcgggtgTAAAAACAAATACAGCTTACATTTAGccattacatttcattttggaaaacaatcatattttaaatttggtatGTCCTAAATCTAGCattagctttggcttttgatttttttttttttaaataatggacatattttaaattgaaataattcatttttcttaaattcgTTAGCAGGTCCAAACGAATGTTTTTATGCAACTATCGAAGGATAATCTAGACTGCAGTAACAAAGAAACTCCGTTAAATTCTGGTCTTTTTTGTCGGATCCGTTGAAGTCGCCGATTCAGGGACAATTCCCCAAACAACCATCCAAGAAGTAGCGACACTAACACATCATTTGCCCTTACCCAAGTTAGATTTGTCACCCAACCAGGTGCCAAAGCTTACACTTAAGCTAGGTGGAAAATCAAATCCAACTTCTCCCAATCAATTTGATGACGTTCAGCAAGATTCACAAATATCAATGATACCGACGCATCCAATTGCTTTGACTCTAATTCCAACGAAGACTACAAAAAAAGGAGCATTCGCCAGAATTGGCACGGTTTTCGCCACTTGTCACTGGACCGCCGAAACCCAAGCAATGTATGAACTTCAATACGTAACCCAATAATAATCTATATCTTAATTAATTACCTTTAGGCCGCATAATTTTATTGCACGTTTATGCTCATTAGacttataatttttgtttttatttaatccATGGATATCTTAAAATATCTGTTAATGCTTTTGAATTCGAAGCCGTCTTACCTTTCACAATTgattaatatagaaaaagtaaTAAACCACAATTTGGCGTATTTTTGATTGACATgttaaagaacaaaaaaaaattgtgttgtaatattttgtgtaaattaATGTTATACGTATTTCGTTGAACGcgtgaaattaaattaatcgtCTAAAGGTGATCATGGACTCTTTTGGTTTAAtccattttttattcaatCCAATTTTAGGTGAAACACAAGCTGTAGTTTCGACTACGGCGCCTCCGCCTGTGTCTGGTTTTCTTTCATCGGATGTTATGCtggaaaatacaaatatgatATCAAATGATCCGGCTCAAAGCAACTGGTTGATAACAGCAGCAGATACGAGCGCTTCTCCAAACTGTTCGGCAACACTATCAGCAAGTTCTGTCTTATTGCCTCAGCAATTGCTGCAAGCTGTACCAAAAACGACATCATTCCCTCCCTTTAGTCAGAAAGCAGTTTCGTCATctataaagaatatcgaaGAAGAACCATCTGCATCTGTGTCTTCGCAAAGTGTTGAATCCAATAGACCTTCCTCTTATGTTGACGCAGAGGGCTATCGCATTTGGATTTGCCCAGCATGTGGCAAAGTCGACGACGGGTCCGCAATGATTGGTTGTGATGGATGTGATGCTTGGTATCATTGGTAAGTGCTTCCAAGTTTACATTATAGAACTTCATAGCATACTGAATAGATTAATTAAAACCATATATTTAAACTCCTCAATATCATTAAATTATCATTGAATACGAATtagaaaattgtataataatttaatttaaacttatATATAGGATTTGTGTAGGCATATTTGTGGCACCGAACGATAATGAGGATTGGTTTTGTCGCGTCTGCATCACTAAAAAAAAGGGCCAAGGATCGGAAAAGAAGAAAAGgcgtaacaaaaaaaaataaaatctatattaattgaatataatacttatgttttataataaacggtacttttattacaaaaacataataaataataatcttaTACAATGTAAAGCCAGCTCAAGCGTAACTTACAGCTGAGCTTATAAGCGATCTAACCATCTCGCAGAAACAAACGCACACTACTTGTAACATATGAAGTGGCGCAAACTAATAAGCTTAACTCATTTGTATGAAAGTATGTAGTGCGTTTGTTTTTGCAAGTTGCTTAGCTCgcttataattaatattattactttattcGATTGAAGGTTAAACACCTAAGTATTATGACAGTGGTGTCATAAGCAAAAAGTTCAgaattttttcaataaatatcatttatttgTGTTCTGATAcctaataatttgttaattttgtttaaatttatatatattggaAACAATCTTCATATTgtcaataattaataaaaaatattttattttgtacctgtacattaaacaatttgaaaaataatgttACATTAATTAATACTAAGGATATTATGCTACTCAAAACAGAATTCTGTCAGACCAATAAATGTT is part of the Drosophila nasuta strain 15112-1781.00 chromosome 4, ASM2355853v1, whole genome shotgun sequence genome and encodes:
- the LOC132794855 gene encoding uncharacterized protein LOC132794855 isoform X8 gives rise to the protein MQSKRSGVKMHINFNKLLFKNEKKSTEISMLPLSDSHTERSYCNVAPLVPESMKMTVLSSDGHKLKSANASIEGEGMEIKSGKNVQGLSKSAHFNQRLGIRSKGQHDKLLINKLEKSKTTKVGTGKLGDPIEVSDDSNDNDESNIQQKTDKINSDGFLHSSKKFDISHPHSVISNPSSIAADFNQFKKLATIKVNPLECSSPLSVIPQSSSSAFNINFMGNDKFSLAGGADLIPLSCVDSGLAYSSRTVPVTSLTAGATSESSVQTHGLSSEHSFVCNMVNSINYDDITITPTNNLNNSLSDLKLHKLHKKPKKTKEGKSKKKKDKKDKTKSKDKGDDKSMSMVEKPKSVDKKQKKDKKKDKLFDICKFVTQAGRCGEAISYQDSSLKSKRMFLCNYRRII